From the genome of Gorilla gorilla gorilla isolate KB3781 chromosome 4, NHGRI_mGorGor1-v2.1_pri, whole genome shotgun sequence:
GATTGGcctttgtttcattaatttttatatgaagaattttGAGTATACATTAAAAAGTACAAGGAAGACTCATATATCCCCCATTCGCCCTGGCCATCCACCCCAGCCTCACCAGCacccccttccccttcttctgTGTTAATTTGAATCAAAGCCCAGGCATCCTCTTATTccatccataaatatttcagtatgtatccCTGGCAGATAAGGGCTTAAGAAAGTAAAACCACCATACATTATCacgtctaaaaaataataaaaactcctTCAAATATCCAGGCAGTGTTCAAATTTCCCCATTGTCTCATAACTGTCATAAGTGTTTATTTTGCAGCCTGTTTGCTCGaatcaagagccaaatcaggTCCACACGTGCCGGTTGGTCGGTGTGGCTTCTGAGTTTCTCTCAACCTCTGGGCCcctcctctgtctgtctctcttttttccttgcaatttgtttattgaagaaactgcGTTGCTTGGCCTCTGAATTTTCCcttatttgcttttttgaaagATTGGGACAGTGGCAGCAGTGAGACCAGTTACGAGGGGACTGCGCTGGCCCCGGTGCCAGCCGGCAGTGCCTTGGGTTTTTGTGGTGGCAGAGGGGTGGAGAGGAGGAGCTTTCCCACCCTCAGGGCTTCAACCAGGATGGTGTTTCCCCGTCCTCTTGGGGCCCCGGCATAAGATCTCAGGACATTGGCTCTCAACCCTCATCGTGCTCTTAGGAAATACAGACGCCTGGCTTTGCACCTCTGGAATTCAGATTCAGTTGGTCTGGGGCAGCGCTTCTCAGTCGAGCGGGCTCAAGGATCGGCTGAAGAGCTTGTGAGAATACAGATGCCAGGCGCCATACCCAGCGACTCCGATCCAGTCGGTGTGGGGTGcgacctgagaatctgcatttctgacaAACTCCCCAGTGGTGCTGATGCTGCGGGTCTGCGGGCCAGCGTGGTGGGCTGGGGGCCGGGCATGACCATGCTAATAGGCAGCGGGGAACCACATTGGGGCGGGAGGGAGGCGCAGGCCAGAGGGCTCCCGGAATGCGGAGCATCCGCCGGCGCAAGGGCGCCTGGGAGCTGATGGAGGGGCCGAGGTCGGGGAAGGGGCGCGAGGAGGGGCTCGGCCCTCCCCGCCCCGGCtcaggccccgccccgcccccaggaGCCGGGCTCCGCCTTCCTGCAGCTGGGCGTGTCCCTGGAGCAGCAGCTGCAGGTGCTGTTCAAGGTGCTGGAAGAGTACGACTGGAGCGCCTTCGCCGTCATCACCAGCCTGCACCCGGGCCACGCGCTCTTCCTGGAGGGCGTGCGCGCCGTCGCCGACGCCAGCCACGTGAGTTGGCGGCTGCTGGACGTGGTCACGCTGGAGCTGGGCCCGGGAGGGCCGCGCGCGCGCACCCAGCGCCTGCTGCGCCAGCTCGACGCGCCCGTGTTTGTGGCCTACTGCTCGCGCGAGGAGGCCGAGGTGCTCTTCGCCGAGGCGGCGCAGGCCGGCCTGGTGGGGCCCGGCCACGTGTGGCTGGTGCCCAACCTGGCGCTGGGCAGCACCGATACGCCCCCCGCCACCTTCCCCGTGGGCCTCATCAGCGTCGTCACCGAGAGCTGGCGCCTCAGCCTGCGCCAGAAGGTCCGCGACGGCGTGGCCATTCTGGCCCTGGGCGCCCACAGCTACTGGCGCCAGCATGGAACCCTGCCAGCCCCGGCCGGGGACTGCCGTGTTCACCCTGGGCCCGTCAGCCCTGCCCGGGAGGCCTTCTACAGGTGGGCACCTGCCCGGGGCACAGGGGTAGGGAGGTGGGGAGCGCTTCGGGGGAGCTGGGTGGCAGTGAGCTTGGGCTGGCCAGCCACACCTCCCACTAGCTGCGTGCCTGGGGCCACATTACCCCACCTGTCTGGGCCTTAGTGTCCTCATCTGAACAAACAGCAGGTGTCAGGGTGTGGCAAGGATCGTGGGGCCAATATAGGGAAGCACTTTGAACAATAAACACAATCAATGCCACCTGCTGTCGGTGGCGGtggtgaggcagaggcagggggtgCCTGGTCCTTGGCAGGGCTGCAGGCATCTCTCCCCTCTGGCAGGCACCTACTGAATGTCACCTGGGAGGGCCGAGACTTCTCCTTCAGCCCTGGTGGGTACCTGGTCCAGCCCACCATGGTGGTGATCGCCCTCAACCGGCACCGCCTCTGGGAGATGGTGAGAAGGGGGTGAGCCCAGGGGCCCTCAGTGTCCTCCTATTTTGTCCCCGCCTCCTCTTGTGCCCACAGCTGAGCAGAGAGTCCCTCTGTCCCTTATCCAACCCCTCATCTTCCAGGTCTCAGCTGAAACAAACATCTCCTCCACTGGGAAGCCTCCAGGTGCCCCGGGGTGGGTGAGGTGCCCTGCTCTGGGCTCCCATAACACCCCAGCTTCCCTCTACTATAGAACATTTCAAGTGCTCCTATCTCCTGGTCCTGCCCCTGCAGGAGTAACCCATGACCATGCTGGCCAGACAGGCTTGTAAACAATATGCAGAGACCAGTGCTTGAGTAGACGTGTGCAAAAGATTGTGGGATTGGAGATGAGGAACAGGAATTAGTTCTGCCTTCAAAGGAGGAAACTGGGAAAGAGGTCACAGAAGATGGGATATTTGAGCTGGGCTGTGGAGGTTTGAGTAGGAGCCCACCAGGAAGAGGTGCTAGCCTGGAAGAGACAGAGGGGCAGAAGAGTTTGGAGCATGAAGGGCCTTGAGTGCTCAGCTAAGGACGTTCTGTCAAAGTCAGGGGGACCAGTACAGTGAGCGAGACAGGGTCAGGTCTGGGCTTTAGGAAGATGCTGTGGGTCAGTGTGGAGCTGTATGAACACAGGGACCCGAGGCTGGGGGAGGCTGTCGGGAGCAGCCCTACTCTGACCTGCCCCAGCATCCCTAGGTGAGAGAGGGAGATTCTTGGCCCTGGCAGGCTCCACCTAGAGGGTGGGGGCTGTAGGGCTGGAGGCCCCAGGCTGAGGCTGTCACCCTCCACAGGTGGGGCGCTGGGAGCATAGCGTCCTATACATGAAGTACCCCGTGTGGCCTCGCTACAGTGCCTCTCTGCAGCCTGTGGTGGACAGTCGGCACCTGACGGTGGCCACGCTGGAAGAGCGGCCCTTTGTCATCGTGGAGAGCCCTGACCCTGGCACAGGAGGCTGTGTCCCCAACACCGTGCCCTGCCGCAGGCAGAGCAACCACACCTTCAGGTCTGCGGAGGGCCCTGGGAGGCTAGTGTGAGCTGGGTGCTGCCGTGTGATGGTCAGGTGTGGTGTATGTCTCATGCTTGGGTGTGGGGCAGGGGTCCACGTGCCAGGCTGGAGGAGTGGCTGGGGCGGGGCTGGGCCACGACATACTCTGACTCCCGGTGGTCTCATGGCGGCATGGCTGCAGCAGCGGGGACGTGGCCCCCTACACCAAGCTCTGCTGTAAGGGATTCTGCATCGACATCCTCAAGAAGCTGGCCAGGGTGGTCAAATTCTCCTACGACCTGTACCTGGTGACCAACGGCAAGCATGGCAAGCGGGTGCGCGGCGTATGGAACGGCATGATTGGGGAGGTAggccccaccccactccctcctcacctgccctgcctgcccaccTGCTACCCAGGCCCTATGTGGCTCTCAGATGCCCTCTAGAGGGGGGCATGGGCTGTCACCAGTGATGACTCCTGGGGTGGTCAGTACTGAAAGCTGAGCTCTGAGGGCCCCAGAGGGAATGATTGACTTAGCTGGTGGGTGCTAGAAGGGGTGTCCGGAGGTGCCTGTGCAGCGTGTCCACCCCACGGGAGCCCCTTTTTCAAACCTCCATGGCATCCGGCCCCCAGGTGTACTACAAGCGGGCAGACATGGCCATCGGCTCCCTCACCATCAATGAGGAACGCTCCGAGATCGTAGACTTCTCTGTGCCCTTTGTGGAGACGGGCATCAGTGTGATGGTGGCTCGCAGCAATGGCACCGTTTCCCCCTCGGCCTTCTTGGGTGAGGCCCAGGGTGGGCAGAGACGGCTCCGGGGGCAGAGGGGCCCACGAGGAGGGTGTGTACAGCTTGGGTGGAGATGGGGAGTTGGGTGGGCTCTCAGAGGCCAAGCACGGCAGCCTTGGGTCTTGGAGGTTGGCTGGAGGTAAGTGGAAAGGAGACAGGAGAAGTGAAGTCAGTGTTCGGTTCTAGGTATGGCTGCCAGGtgagggtggggttgggggtgtggGATGGGTCGTGGTGCCACTGTGAGTGGCAGGAAAATCCAGCAGGCAGGCTCGCCTCAGGATGGACCATGGCCCAGGACTGTGGAACAAGTGGGGGAGGCCCGTGGGGAGTTGAGGAGCGAGTGTAGTGTGCGAAGAGGTGTgttgcttcctgggtgaggagTCTGGCATTGGTTGGGCAGCCAGGTCCCATGCTGGGTGCTGGGGCTACAGCGTAGTCTTTGCCTTCCCAAAGTTCCCTGTCAGAGGCCACGTGGGACATGAAGTGTGAGGTGGCAGAGAGCTGTGAGGACAGGTGAGGGGCAGGGGAAGAGCTGAGGCTGGCCAGACAGGAGTGGAAACCCCGGCTCTGCCCtgtcctgctgtgtggccttgggcaagtcacagaACCTCTCTGAGCAGGCTCCTCAGCCacggaagagaggaaaaaaaaaccacttcaTAGCATAGCAAGTGCTCATGGCAGAATtgatttccctccctccctccctctctccttcccactcttcctttcttctttctttttgttttttgagacagggtcttcctctgtcacccaggctggactgcagtggtgccatcttggctcactacagcctggaaactcctgggctcaagtggtcctcccacctcagcctcctgagtagctgggaccacaggtgcatgccgccacacctggctaatttttgtattttgtgtagagacaggttttcactatgttgcccaggctggtctccaaactcctggactcaagcagtccacctgcctcagccgcccaaaatgctgggattacaggtgtgagctactgcacctggccaatagtagtgatttcttttctttccttttttttgagaatgagtcttgctctgtcatccaagctggagtgcagtggtgcactctcagctcactgcaactgccgcctcctgggttcaagtgattctcttgcctcagcctcctgagtagctgggactacaggcatgtgtcaccatgcctggctaatttttgtatttttagtagagacagggtttcgccatgttggccaggctggtctcgaactcctgatctcaggtgatccgcccgtctcgtcctcccaaagtgctgggattacaggcgagagccaccaagcccagccagcaGTAGTGATTTCTTACTCTAGGAGACAGAAACAGTCTTTTCTGAGGCCTGGGGTGGATGTCTCCAGTTCCCTGGGCGTGGGTTTCCATCTTGGTAGGATGAGGAGTAAGACTTGGCCTCAGGGGCTCTGATTCCAGGCGGAACCACCAGATCATCCACGTGGGGCCAGGCAGGGGTTGTGAAGTCAAAGGAACGTTTCTTGGGGTGGGTGACTTGTACCTGTCCCAGGgaagtggggggcggggggagaccAAGGATGCTGGAGAGCCTGACCTCTTTTGGGGGCCTCTCCTGGGGCTCTGCTGCTCTGAGTCAGGGGCCCCCTTGGCTGGGTCCGCAGAGCTGGTGGGCCCCTACTTTGATCACGTGGACCTACCTGTCTCCACCCAGTGCTTCTGGGCCGGGGGCAGGGAACATGCCGAGGCCTCTGAGCTGCCTCCCTCTGTCCCCAGAGCCATATAGCCCTGCGGTGTGGGTGATGATGTTTGTCATGTGCCTCACTGTGGTGGCCATCACCGTCTTCATGTTCGAGTACTTCAGCCCCGTCAGCTACAACCAGAACCTCACCAGAGGCAAGAGTAAGCCTTGCCTGGGCCCGGCAGGAGGGGTGGGCCTGGGCACCCTGAGGGCTGGGCTCAGGGGCAACGGGTCCTTCAGAGAATACCTTTGGGAGGTCCCTTGCCTTTGGATGGCACATGCTGGGGGCCAGTcagatgacacacacacacacaaacacacacacacgtgagcTCACTTCACCTGGCGAGGGAATGGCCAGGACACGTCCCCCCCAAGGCCAGGCTGAGACCGGAGCTGTGCAGTCGGGTGGGCTGAGCCCTGAGCCCTTTCATGGTGGGCAGGAGGAGCTCCAGCATCCCCCACCTCTTGCCCCCAGAGTCCGGGGGCCCATCTTTCACTATCGGCAAGTCCGTGTGGCTGCTCTGGGCGCTGGTCTTCAACAACTCGGTGCCCATCGAGAACCCGCGGGGCACCACCAGCAAGATCATGGTTCTGGTCTGGGCCTTCTTTGCTGTCATCTTCCTCGCCAGCTACACGGCCAACCTGGCCGCCTTCATGATCCAAGAGCAATACATCGACACTGTGTCGGGCCTCAGTGACAAGAAGGTTGTGGGGCCAtggctggtgggggtggggggacactGAGGGTGGGGACAGGCCGTGAGTGGGCAGACCCTGGACAGTCAGAGTCTGGGGAATTTgacctggaggctggggcaggaagaagCTTCAGGGCCTGCTgagaaggggttgggggctggggcaAGAGATGGCTCAGGGCCACCGGCTGAGAGGCCTTGGGTAAGTCTCTCCCTGTCTTGGGCCTCAGAGTCTCCATTTGGAAAACACAGGAGTGGCCTGGACAGCCTTTAAGACCTTCTGCTCTGACTATGCAAGTCCACACTGGGGCTGGGCTCCGGGGTGGGTTTGGGGCTTTGGTGCCTGGAAGGCTGGAGGAAGGGTTGTGACTGGCTGCTGCCCTCCGCCTGCAGTTTCAGCGGCCTCAAGATCAGTACCCACCTTTCCGCTTCGGCACGGTGCCCAACGGCAGCACGGAGCGGAACATCCGCAGTAACTACCGCGACATGCACACCCACATGGTCAAGTTCAACCAGCGCTCGGTGGAGGACGCGCTCACCAGCCTCAAGATGGGGTGGGTCCCCAGCCCTGCACCCGCTGTCTCCATCCGTGTGTCTCCCCAGTGACCAGCCTTAGCTCTCAGTGTGGGGACAGTGGGACTGGGCTGTCCTGCAGGACTcctggggggtggagggaggaggtcTTGGGGCAGAGTGGAGCTTGAGGCAAAAATGGAAGGCCACCATGTGTCTCAGAACACAGCTGTGGTGCCGATCAAAGTTCAGCCTCAGCCTGAGGTGGTGGTTGGGACCTTCTCTGAGTCTTAGGAGCATGGAGAGGGTGGGCAGAAAGGGTGGTGTGTCTTCTGGGAACAGACAGTCCCCTGGCCACTCTgcggaggagggtgggaggggtcCTCACCCCATCCAGGACCCAAGAGAACCAGACAAGTCTGCCCATTGGTCCCTTCCGGGGGTGCCCAGCAGGCTCATGTGGTTTAGACCCCTGTCACGCCCCAGTTTCggtgtcccctcccctcccatatGGTCCCTAGCTCTGAGGCTCAGCCTGTTCCCAGGAAGCTGGATGCCTTCATCTATGATGCTGCTGTCCTCAACTAC
Proteins encoded in this window:
- the GRIN2C gene encoding glutamate receptor ionotropic, NMDA 2C isoform X4, encoding MRSIRRRKGAWELMEGPRSGKGREEGLGPPRPGSGPAPPPGAGLRLPAAGRVPGAAAAGAVQGAGRVRLERLRRHHQPAPGPRALPGGRARRRRRQPRELAAAGRGHAGAGPGRAARAHPAPAAPARRARVCGLLLARGGRGALRRGGAGRPGGARPRVAGAQPGAGQHRYAPRHLPRGPHQRRHRELAPQPAPEGPRRRGHSGPGRPQLLAPAWNPASPGRGLPCSPWARQPCPGGLLQAPTECHLGGPRLLLQPWWVPGPAHHGGDRPQPAPPLGDGEKGVGRWEHSVLYMKYPVWPRYSASLQPVVDSRHLTVATLEERPFVIVESPDPGTGGCVPNTVPCRRQSNHTFSSGDVAPYTKLCCKGFCIDILKKLARVVKFSYDLYLVTNGKHGKRVRGVWNGMIGEVYYKRADMAIGSLTINEERSEIVDFSVPFVETGISVMVARSNGTVSPSAFLEPYSPAVWVMMFVMCLTVVAITVFMFEYFSPVSYNQNLTRGKKSGGPSFTIGKSVWLLWALVFNNSVPIENPRGTTSKIMVLVWAFFAVIFLASYTANLAAFMIQEQYIDTVSGLSDKKFQRPQDQYPPFRFGTVPNGSTERNIRSNYRDMHTHMVKFNQRSVEDALTSLKMGSEAQPVPRKLDAFIYDAAVLNYMAGKDEGCKLVTIGSGKVFATTGYGIAMQKDSHWKRAIDLALLQFLGDGETQKLETVWLSGICQNDKNEVMSSKLDIDNMAGVFYMLLVAMGLALLVFAWEHLVYWKLRHSVPNSSQLDFLLAFSRGIYSCFSGVQSLASPPRQASPDLTASSAQASVLKMLQAARDMVTTAGVSSSLDRATRTIENWGGGRRAPPPPPCPTPRSGPSPCLPTPDPPPEPSPTGWGPPDGGRAALVRRAPQPPGRPPTPGPPLSDVSRVSRRPAWEARWPVRTGHCGRHLSVSERRALPERPLSPARCHYSSFPRADRSGRPFLPLFPEPPELEDLPLLGPEQLARREALLHAAWARGSRPRHASLPSSVAEAFARPSSLPAGCTGPACARPDGHSACRRLAQAQSMCLPIYREACQEGEQAGAPAWQHKQHVCLHAHAHLPFCWGAVCPHLPPCASHGSWLSGAWGPLGHRGRTLGLGTGYRDSGGLDEISRVACGTQGFPGPCTWRRISSLESEV
- the GRIN2C gene encoding glutamate receptor ionotropic, NMDA 2C isoform X6; the protein is MRSIRRRKGAWELMEGPRSGKGREEGLGPPRPGSGPAPPPGAGLRLPAAGRVPGAAAAGAVQGAGRVRLERLRRHHQPAPGPRALPGGRARRRRRQPRELAAAGRGHAGAGPGRAARAHPAPAAPARRARVCGLLLARGGRGALRRGGAGRPGGARPRVAGAQPGAGQHRYAPRHLPRGPHQRRHRELAPQPAPEGPRRRGHSGPGRPQLLAPAWNPASPGRGLPCSPWARQPCPGGLLQVGRWEHSVLYMKYPVWPRYSASLQPVVDSRHLTVATLEERPFVIVESPDPGTGGCVPNTVPCRRQSNHTFSSGDVAPYTKLCCKGFCIDILKKLARVVKFSYDLYLVTNGKHGKRVRGVWNGMIGEVYYKRADMAIGSLTINEERSEIVDFSVPFVETGISVMVARSNGTVSPSAFLEPYSPAVWVMMFVMCLTVVAITVFMFEYFSPVSYNQNLTRGKKSGGPSFTIGKSVWLLWALVFNNSVPIENPRGTTSKIMVLVWAFFAVIFLASYTANLAAFMIQEQYIDTVSGLSDKKFQRPQDQYPPFRFGTVPNGSTERNIRSNYRDMHTHMVKFNQRSVEDALTSLKMGSEAQPVPRKLDAFIYDAAVLNYMAGKDEGCKLVTIGSGKVFATTGYGIAMQKDSHWKRAIDLALLQFLGDGETQKLETVWLSGICQNDKNEVMSSKLDIDNMAGVFYMLLVAMGLALLVFAWEHLVYWKLRHSVPNSSQLDFLLAFSRGIYSCFSGVQSLASPPRQASPDLTASSAQASVLKMLQAARDMVTTAGVSSSLDRATRTIENWGGGRRAPPPPPCPTPRSGPSPCLPTPDPPPEPSPTGWGPPDGGRAALVRRAPQPPGRPPTPGPPLSDVSRVSRRPAWEARWPVRTGHCGRHLSVSERRALPERPLSPARCHYSSFPRADRSGRPFLPLFPEPPELEDLPLLGPEQLARREALLHAAWARGSRPRHASLPSSVAEAFARPSSLPAGCTGPACARPDGHSACRRLAQAQSMCLPIYREACQEGEQAGAPAWQHKQHVCLHAHAHLPFCWGAVCPHLPPCASHGSWLSGAWGPLGHRGRTLGLGTGYRDSGGLDEISRVACGTQGFPGPCTWRRISSLESEV
- the GRIN2C gene encoding glutamate receptor ionotropic, NMDA 2C isoform X7, whose amino-acid sequence is MRSIRRRKGAWELMEGPRSGKGREEGLGPPRPGSGPAPPPGAGLRLPAAGRVPGAAAAGAVQGAGRVRLERLRRHHQPAPGPRALPGGRARRRRRQPRELAAAGRGHAGAGPGRAARAHPAPAAPARRARVCGLLLARGGRGALRRGGAGRPGGARPRVAGAQPGAGQHRYAPRHLPRGPHQRRHRELAPQPAPEGPRRRGHSGPGRPQLLAPAWNPASPGRGLPCSPWARQPCPGGLLQVGRWEHSVLYMKYPVWPRYSASLQPVVDSRHLTVATLEERPFVIVESPDPGTGGCVPNTVPCRRQSNHTFSSGDVAPYTKLCCKGFCIDILKKLARVVKFSYDLYLVTNGKHGKRVRGVWNGMIGEVYYKRADMAIGSLTINEERSEIVDFSVPFVETGISVMVARSNGTVSPSAFLEPYSPAVWVMMFVMCLTVVAITVFMFEYFSPVSYNQNLTRGKKSGGPSFTIGKSVWLLWALVFNNSVPIENPRGTTSKIMVLVWAFFAVIFLASYTANLAAFMIQEQYIDTVSGLSDKKFQRPQDQYPPFRFGTVPNGSTERNIRSNYRDMHTHMVKFNQRSVEDALTSLKMGKLDAFIYDAAVLNYMAGKDEGCKLVTIGSGKVFATTGYGIAMQKDSHWKRAIDLALLQFLGDGETQKLETVWLSGICQNDKNEVMSSKLDIDNMAGVFYMLLVAMGLALLVFAWEHLVYWKLRHSVPNSSQLDFLLAFSRGIYSCFSGVQSLASPPRQASPDLTASSAQASVLKMLQAARDMVTTAGVSSSLDRATRTIENWGGGRRAPPPPPCPTPRSGPSPCLPTPDPPPEPSPTGWGPPDGGRAALVRRAPQPPGRPPTPGPPLSDVSRVSRRPAWEARWPVRTGHCGRHLSVSERRALPERPLSPARCHYSSFPRADRSGRPFLPLFPEPPELEDLPLLGPEQLARREALLHAAWARGSRPRHASLPSSVAEAFARPSSLPAGCTGPACARPDGHSACRRLAQAQSMCLPIYREACQEGEQAGAPAWQHKQHVCLHAHAHLPFCWGAVCPHLPPCASHGSWLSGAWGPLGHRGRTLGLGTGYRDSGGLDEISRVACGTQGFPGPCTWRRISSLESEV
- the GRIN2C gene encoding glutamate receptor ionotropic, NMDA 2C isoform X5 translates to MRSIRRRKGAWELMEGPRSGKGREEGLGPPRPGSGPAPPPGAGLRLPAAGRVPGAAAAGAVQGAGRVRLERLRRHHQPAPGPRALPGGRARRRRRQPRELAAAGRGHAGAGPGRAARAHPAPAAPARRARVCGLLLARGGRGALRRGGAGRPGGARPRVAGAQPGAGQHRYAPRHLPRGPHQRRHRELAPQPAPEGPRRRGHSGPGRPQLLAPAWNPASPGRGLPCSPWARQPCPGGLLQAPTECHLGGPRLLLQPWWVPGPAHHGGDRPQPAPPLGDGEKGVGRWEHSVLYMKYPVWPRYSASLQPVVDSRHLTVATLEERPFVIVESPDPGTGGCVPNTVPCRRQSNHTFSSGDVAPYTKLCCKGFCIDILKKLARVVKFSYDLYLVTNGKHGKRVRGVWNGMIGEVYYKRADMAIGSLTINEERSEIVDFSVPFVETGISVMVARSNGTVSPSAFLEPYSPAVWVMMFVMCLTVVAITVFMFEYFSPVSYNQNLTRGKKSGGPSFTIGKSVWLLWALVFNNSVPIENPRGTTSKIMVLVWAFFAVIFLASYTANLAAFMIQEQYIDTVSGLSDKKFQRPQDQYPPFRFGTVPNGSTERNIRSNYRDMHTHMVKFNQRSVEDALTSLKMGKLDAFIYDAAVLNYMAGKDEGCKLVTIGSGKVFATTGYGIAMQKDSHWKRAIDLALLQFLGDGETQKLETVWLSGICQNDKNEVMSSKLDIDNMAGVFYMLLVAMGLALLVFAWEHLVYWKLRHSVPNSSQLDFLLAFSRGIYSCFSGVQSLASPPRQASPDLTASSAQASVLKMLQAARDMVTTAGVSSSLDRATRTIENWGGGRRAPPPPPCPTPRSGPSPCLPTPDPPPEPSPTGWGPPDGGRAALVRRAPQPPGRPPTPGPPLSDVSRVSRRPAWEARWPVRTGHCGRHLSVSERRALPERPLSPARCHYSSFPRADRSGRPFLPLFPEPPELEDLPLLGPEQLARREALLHAAWARGSRPRHASLPSSVAEAFARPSSLPAGCTGPACARPDGHSACRRLAQAQSMCLPIYREACQEGEQAGAPAWQHKQHVCLHAHAHLPFCWGAVCPHLPPCASHGSWLSGAWGPLGHRGRTLGLGTGYRDSGGLDEISRVACGTQGFPGPCTWRRISSLESEV